In the Shewanella sp. OMA3-2 genome, one interval contains:
- a CDS encoding RimK family protein, whose product MAQFLIVTDDASDWRPYLPSDNMVTVHDYLNMGAYSDKGAMQVINLCRSYDYLSTGYYCSLMAEARGHRVIPRVMTINDLSQDRFFSLPQSGLDKLAATVNDISMKIFFGYCDNPALEKIARKIFERFTVPILEVRLSKQSDKWQVDTIEPATFQNLTDIEQDLFAKYLEVFSQKVWKLPKAAKRYRYEIAMLVDEHEKMPPSDKAALKLFTKSANRIGMDLVQIGSRDLARLSEFDGLFIRSTTNISNFTYRFAKAAEQLGLVVMDDPESIMKCTNKVFLTELLNRHKVPVPKSLIFKKSDENWVDNVIEAIGLPAVLKVPDGAFSLGVLKVKDRETLIEQANKIFEHSALILAQAFMPTDYDWRIGMLNRQPIYACRYFMSRGHWQIYQHHQSGRVSSGDFDCVDLKMVPQQVIDAASKAANLIGAGLYGVDLKEIDGKAFVIEVNDNPSIDHGVEDLFLGDLVYDRVMTEFLRRIQLRGL is encoded by the coding sequence ATGGCTCAGTTTTTAATTGTTACTGATGACGCAAGTGATTGGCGTCCTTACCTTCCAAGTGACAACATGGTCACTGTTCACGATTATTTAAACATGGGAGCCTATTCAGACAAAGGCGCTATGCAAGTGATTAACTTGTGTCGTAGCTATGACTATTTAAGTACCGGATATTATTGTTCGTTAATGGCAGAGGCGCGGGGGCACAGGGTTATCCCTCGGGTAATGACCATTAATGATTTATCTCAAGACCGTTTTTTTAGCCTGCCTCAGTCTGGCTTGGATAAATTAGCCGCGACCGTTAATGATATTTCGATGAAAATCTTTTTCGGTTATTGTGATAACCCTGCATTAGAAAAAATCGCCCGTAAAATATTTGAACGATTCACCGTACCTATTCTTGAAGTGCGTTTATCTAAACAGTCCGATAAATGGCAAGTGGATACCATTGAACCTGCGACATTTCAAAACTTAACTGATATTGAGCAAGATTTGTTTGCTAAGTATTTAGAAGTGTTTTCGCAAAAGGTATGGAAGTTACCTAAAGCAGCTAAACGGTATCGCTATGAAATTGCCATGTTGGTCGATGAACACGAGAAAATGCCGCCATCGGACAAAGCTGCCCTTAAATTATTTACTAAATCAGCCAACCGTATTGGGATGGATCTGGTTCAAATTGGCTCCCGTGATTTAGCGCGCTTAAGTGAGTTTGATGGTTTATTTATTCGCTCAACCACCAATATTAGTAACTTTACTTATCGATTTGCTAAAGCGGCAGAGCAGTTAGGACTAGTAGTAATGGACGACCCTGAATCCATAATGAAGTGTACCAATAAGGTATTTTTAACTGAGTTATTGAATCGCCACAAAGTGCCAGTCCCTAAAAGTTTAATTTTTAAAAAGTCTGATGAAAACTGGGTAGATAATGTTATTGAGGCCATAGGCTTACCTGCGGTACTTAAAGTACCTGATGGGGCGTTTTCGCTTGGGGTATTAAAAGTTAAAGACAGAGAAACTTTAATTGAACAGGCGAATAAAATTTTTGAACACAGTGCGTTAATTTTAGCCCAAGCCTTTATGCCAACAGATTACGACTGGCGTATTGGCATGTTAAACCGTCAGCCTATATATGCTTGCCGCTATTTTATGAGCCGCGGTCACTGGCAAATTTATCAACATCATCAAAGTGGTCGTGTGAGCAGTGGTGATTTTGATTGTGTTGACTTAAAGATGGTGCCGCAACAAGTGATTGATGCTGCCAGTAAAGCGGCTAATTTAATTGGTGCCGGCTTATACGGTGTCGATTTAAAAGAAATTGACGGTAAAGCCTTTGTGATTGAAGTGAATGATAACCCGAGTATTGACCATGGGGTAGAGGACTTGTTTTTAGGTGATTTAGTTTATGATCGGGTGATGACGGAGTTTTTAAGACGTATTCAGCTTAGAGGGTTGTAA
- the tilS gene encoding tRNA lysidine(34) synthetase TilS has protein sequence MTANNQASNNVVSSNPASNNLASAQMTKEQLLSLLEQSVMPLYQLTTEQGARAAKLVLAYSGGVDSEVLASGLSAFAHKYPHIACLLIHVHHGLSANANTWVQHCITRAGHYQLPIQIERVTVDKGPRQSLEAQARDARYQAFDRYLNSGDILLTAHHQDDQLETLLLALKRGQGPKGLGAMAAIQAYKQAWLVRPLLDISRDQIEQFSLLQRLIHIEDESNQDDSYDRNFLRLDIIPRLKQRWPSIATTAARSAALCAEQQEVIDNEVSHRLPQWLVLASDDNALLTESSGFTLSGFEQLTAAWQALLFRGYLVHCGVSLPSQAQLQQILSQLLIAKDDANVSIQWGSYQVKRFAGVAYVLHSCELDVPEAAQLSAEFINLLNGEIAELTINMGQHQCQLSQQISVDKPLLALPIANSKVTIRFGATGSIKCHPQFTSSHRVKPRELKKLWQECNIPPWRRQQIPLVFYDEILVAAIGLWVDKRYLAQAGLKGISLF, from the coding sequence ATGACAGCGAATAACCAAGCTTCAAATAACGTAGTTTCAAGTAACCCTGCTTCAAATAACTTAGCTTCAGCGCAGATGACCAAAGAGCAATTACTGAGCTTGTTAGAGCAGTCGGTAATGCCGCTTTATCAATTAACGACAGAGCAGGGGGCGCGCGCGGCTAAGTTAGTACTGGCTTACAGTGGTGGGGTTGATTCGGAAGTATTAGCGTCAGGACTGAGCGCGTTCGCACACAAATATCCACATATTGCCTGTTTACTTATTCATGTTCATCATGGCCTTAGTGCCAATGCCAACACCTGGGTGCAGCACTGCATCACTCGCGCAGGGCATTATCAGTTACCCATACAAATTGAGCGGGTTACTGTCGATAAAGGCCCAAGACAAAGTCTAGAAGCGCAAGCACGAGACGCCCGTTATCAGGCATTTGACCGTTACCTTAATTCCGGTGATATTTTACTCACGGCTCATCATCAAGATGATCAGCTCGAAACGCTGCTACTAGCGTTAAAACGCGGTCAAGGCCCAAAAGGGCTAGGGGCTATGGCGGCTATTCAAGCTTATAAGCAAGCCTGGTTGGTTAGGCCGTTATTAGACATTAGCCGCGATCAAATAGAACAATTTTCCCTTCTGCAGCGGTTAATTCATATCGAAGATGAAAGTAATCAAGACGACAGTTATGATCGAAACTTTTTGCGCCTTGATATTATTCCACGCTTAAAGCAACGCTGGCCAAGTATCGCCACAACCGCAGCCAGAAGTGCAGCCTTATGCGCCGAACAGCAAGAAGTGATTGATAACGAAGTCAGTCATCGCTTACCCCAATGGCTAGTGCTAGCCAGTGATGATAATGCATTACTGACTGAATCAAGCGGTTTTACACTCAGCGGTTTTGAACAGCTAACCGCTGCCTGGCAAGCATTACTGTTTCGCGGATATTTAGTCCATTGCGGCGTAAGTTTACCGTCGCAGGCGCAATTACAGCAGATACTGTCACAACTGCTGATTGCCAAAGATGATGCGAATGTGTCAATTCAATGGGGCAGTTATCAAGTTAAACGTTTTGCAGGTGTCGCATATGTGCTTCACTCCTGTGAGCTTGACGTACCAGAGGCAGCCCAACTAAGCGCTGAGTTTATAAATCTTTTAAACGGCGAAATAGCGGAGCTAACCATAAATATGGGTCAGCACCAATGTCAGTTAAGTCAGCAAATATCGGTTGATAAACCTTTACTGGCATTACCGATAGCTAACAGTAAAGTGACCATTCGTTTTGGCGCTACAGGTTCGATTAAATGTCACCCTCAATTTACCAGTTCACACCGCGTGAAACCACGTGAATTAAAGAAGCTGTGGCAAGAGTGCAATATTCCCCCCTGGCGTCGCCAACAAATTCCGTTAGTTTTTTATGATGAGATATTAGTCGCTGCAATCGGCCTATGGGTCGATAAGCGCTATCTAGCTCAAGCTGGGCTGAAAGGGATCAGTTTGTTTTAA
- the dnaE gene encoding DNA polymerase III subunit alpha, with product MSDPRFVHLRVHSDYSMTDGVAKVKPILAAAEAQGMAAIALTDQNNFCGLVKFYGGAHAVGIKPIVGADFWMRVPGFEKELCALTILAMDNDGYQNLTQIISEAYLRGQVDGRVVIDQAWLVTYNKGILVLSGAKEGDIGKALLKGNQNQVNDLVNFYQTHFSDRYFLELIRTDRPDEERYLHMAVDLAAQTGIPVVATNQVVFLKADDFEAHEIRVAIHDGYTLVDPRRPKTYSNSQYLRSEDEMCELFKDIPSAITNTVEIAKRCNVTIRLYEYFLPNFPTGDLSIEDFLVDVSVKGLEERLEFLFPDPTVRAQRRPEYDERLQIELKVINQMGFPGYFLIVMEFIQWGKDQGIPVGPGRGSGAGSLVAYALKITDLDPLEYDLLFERFLNPERVSMPDFDVDFCMDRRDEVIDHVAELYGREAVSQIITFGTMAAKAVVRDVGRVLGHPYGFVERLTKMIPAEPGMTLAKAFEVEPALSEAYAADEDVKELIDMCRRLEGVTRNAGKHAGGVVIAPTRITDFAPLYCDAEGLNPVTQFDKNDVETAGLVKFDFLGLRTLTIIDWALQMINPRLAKQGKEPVRIEAIPLADPACFKLLQRYETTAVFQLESRGMKDLIKRLQPDCFEDMIALVALFRPGPLQSGMVDNFIERKHGREAVSYPDAEYQHESLKELLSPTYGIILYQEQVMQIAQVLSGYTLGGADMLRRAMGKKKPEEMAKQRGTFKEGAINNGVDGDLSMKIFDLVEKFAGYGFNKSHSAAYALVSYQTLWLKTHYPAQFMAAVMSADMDNTDKIVTLVDECERMGLPLIPPDVNKGQFKFTVDDDLNIVYGIGAIKGVGEGPVDSILEARKDGPFIDLFDFCARIDLKKLNKRVIEKLICAGALDNLGPHRASMMATLPEAIRAAAQHAKAQEIGQHDMFGLLNDEPDDNKQNFVECTPWPDKIWLEGERDTLGLYLTGHPINQYLAELKQYTSGRLKDIHPTERGKTVKVAGLVVATRVMITKRGSKMGLVTLDDKSARLEVMLFTEPFEKFGHLLEKDRILICEGDVSYDDFAGGNRMNGRNIIEIGEARSHFAKAVELNIHADMLSPEWLTHFQQILMPWKAGAVPVVINYTKDAAAGRLVLGDEWRVNPSDDLMLALETLMGSSNVKIVFN from the coding sequence ATGTCCGATCCTCGTTTTGTGCATTTGCGCGTTCACAGTGACTATTCCATGACAGATGGTGTGGCTAAAGTTAAACCTATCTTAGCGGCAGCAGAAGCGCAGGGAATGGCCGCAATCGCATTGACAGATCAAAACAACTTTTGTGGTTTAGTGAAGTTTTATGGCGGTGCACATGCCGTGGGTATTAAACCAATTGTGGGTGCTGACTTTTGGATGCGTGTGCCTGGTTTTGAAAAAGAATTATGTGCACTAACCATTCTTGCAATGGATAACGACGGTTACCAAAATTTAACCCAGATAATCAGTGAAGCTTATCTTCGCGGCCAAGTCGACGGTCGCGTTGTTATCGACCAAGCCTGGCTTGTAACCTATAACAAAGGGATCTTAGTCTTATCGGGTGCCAAAGAAGGCGATATAGGTAAAGCGTTATTAAAAGGTAACCAAAACCAAGTTAACGACCTCGTAAACTTTTATCAAACCCACTTCAGTGATCGCTATTTTCTTGAACTTATTCGTACCGACCGCCCAGATGAAGAACGCTATCTACACATGGCGGTCGATCTTGCTGCTCAAACGGGGATTCCGGTAGTTGCCACAAACCAGGTGGTGTTTTTAAAAGCCGATGACTTTGAGGCGCATGAAATTCGCGTCGCTATTCACGATGGCTATACCCTAGTCGACCCTAGACGGCCTAAAACATACAGTAATAGCCAGTATCTTCGCAGTGAAGATGAAATGTGTGAACTGTTTAAAGACATTCCTTCAGCCATTACTAATACGGTAGAAATCGCTAAACGTTGTAATGTTACCATCAGATTATATGAATATTTTTTGCCTAACTTTCCAACCGGCGACTTATCGATAGAAGACTTCTTGGTTGACGTGTCGGTAAAAGGCTTAGAAGAGCGTCTTGAGTTTTTATTCCCGGATCCAACCGTTAGAGCCCAAAGAAGACCTGAATACGATGAGCGTCTTCAAATTGAGCTAAAAGTTATTAATCAAATGGGATTCCCAGGCTACTTCTTAATTGTGATGGAGTTTATTCAATGGGGTAAAGACCAAGGCATTCCGGTAGGTCCTGGCCGTGGTTCTGGTGCGGGATCATTAGTAGCTTACGCACTTAAAATTACAGATTTAGACCCGTTAGAGTACGATTTACTGTTCGAGCGTTTCTTAAACCCTGAACGTGTATCTATGCCCGATTTCGACGTCGATTTTTGTATGGATCGCCGTGACGAAGTTATTGATCACGTAGCCGAACTATATGGCCGAGAAGCGGTATCACAAATTATTACCTTTGGTACTATGGCGGCTAAAGCGGTTGTACGTGATGTTGGACGTGTATTAGGTCATCCATATGGTTTTGTTGAACGTCTAACTAAGATGATCCCCGCAGAACCTGGCATGACGCTGGCTAAAGCATTTGAAGTAGAACCTGCGCTATCTGAAGCCTATGCCGCGGATGAAGATGTCAAAGAACTTATCGACATGTGTCGTCGTTTAGAGGGCGTAACGCGTAACGCGGGTAAACATGCCGGTGGTGTGGTTATTGCGCCGACTCGTATAACGGACTTTGCGCCATTATATTGTGACGCTGAAGGCTTAAATCCGGTCACGCAGTTTGATAAAAATGACGTTGAAACCGCAGGTTTAGTTAAGTTCGACTTCTTGGGTTTACGTACTTTAACCATTATTGACTGGGCATTGCAGATGATTAATCCGCGCCTAGCCAAACAAGGTAAAGAACCGGTTCGTATTGAAGCGATTCCGCTGGCCGATCCCGCCTGTTTTAAATTACTGCAACGCTATGAAACCACAGCGGTATTCCAGCTTGAATCCCGCGGCATGAAAGATCTGATTAAACGTCTGCAACCAGACTGTTTTGAAGATATGATCGCACTGGTAGCCCTTTTCCGTCCAGGGCCTTTGCAGTCAGGCATGGTAGATAACTTTATCGAGCGTAAACATGGCCGCGAAGCCGTGTCTTATCCTGACGCCGAGTATCAGCATGAATCGCTAAAAGAATTACTGTCACCGACCTACGGCATTATCTTGTATCAAGAGCAAGTCATGCAGATTGCGCAGGTGCTGTCGGGTTATACCCTAGGCGGCGCAGACATGCTTCGCCGTGCTATGGGTAAGAAAAAACCTGAAGAAATGGCTAAGCAGCGCGGCACGTTCAAAGAAGGCGCGATTAATAACGGCGTTGACGGCGACTTGTCGATGAAGATTTTCGACTTGGTTGAAAAGTTCGCCGGTTACGGTTTTAACAAATCGCATTCTGCTGCATACGCTTTGGTGTCTTATCAAACATTGTGGCTTAAAACCCATTATCCCGCGCAATTTATGGCAGCGGTAATGTCTGCGGATATGGATAACACTGATAAAATTGTTACCTTAGTTGATGAATGTGAACGTATGGGCTTGCCGCTTATTCCGCCAGATGTGAACAAAGGCCAATTTAAGTTCACCGTTGATGATGACTTAAATATTGTGTATGGCATTGGCGCGATTAAAGGCGTGGGTGAAGGCCCAGTCGATTCTATTCTTGAAGCACGCAAAGATGGCCCTTTTATCGATTTATTTGATTTTTGTGCCCGTATTGATTTGAAAAAGCTCAATAAACGGGTTATCGAAAAGCTTATTTGTGCCGGCGCACTCGATAATCTTGGCCCACATCGAGCTTCGATGATGGCCACATTACCCGAAGCTATCAGAGCCGCGGCGCAACATGCCAAAGCGCAAGAAATCGGTCAACATGATATGTTTGGTTTGCTCAATGATGAGCCAGACGATAATAAGCAAAACTTTGTTGAATGTACGCCGTGGCCAGACAAAATATGGTTAGAAGGTGAGCGCGATACCCTTGGGTTGTACTTAACCGGTCATCCAATTAACCAGTATTTAGCTGAGTTGAAACAATATACATCAGGTCGCTTAAAAGACATTCACCCGACTGAGCGGGGTAAAACGGTTAAAGTCGCGGGACTAGTGGTTGCCACCCGCGTGATGATCACTAAGCGCGGCTCAAAAATGGGTTTAGTGACGCTTGACGATAAAAGTGCTCGCTTAGAGGTGATGTTATTCACTGAACCATTTGAAAAATTCGGTCATTTACTTGAAAAAGATCGCATTTTAATCTGTGAAGGCGATGTCAGTTATGATGATTTTGCCGGTGGCAATAGAATGAATGGCCGTAATATTATTGAAATTGGCGAAGCAAGAAGTCATTTTGCCAAAGCGGTTGAGCTTAATATCCATGCCGATATGTTATCGCCAGAATGGTTAACTCATTTTCAGCAAATATTAATGCCGTGGAAAGCAGGCGCTGTGCCTGTGGTGATCAATTATACCAAAGACGCCGCAGCAGGGCGCTTAGTGCTGGGAGATGAATGGCGGGTCAATCCATCAGATGATTTAATGCTCGCCCTAGAAACCCTGATGGGCTCGTCGAATGTTAAAATTGTCTTTAATTAG
- a CDS encoding GNAT family N-acetyltransferase/peptidase C39 family protein, whose product MLLRQAIASDLPQLNHIETNAFSGDKISSRQMKRFINSPLDCLLVAEVDGTLAGYALVLFHRGTRLARLYSIAVAAEFRGRNIAFELVKQCEHTVVERGFITLRLEVRNDNIAAKNLYLKMGYKILKTLVHYYDDLADGVRMHKRLDPPGPSKVIKMPLYVQTTPFTCGAACLMMAISAVKPQYNPSRVDELSIWREATTIFMTSGHGGCSVHGLALAAIKRGLQIEMYSQSTSVPFIDSVRDTNKKAVITLVHDDFCQQLTSQGIAINNASPTLAQLRGWIDSGFVVLLMISTYRFNGEKGPHWVVLSGYNEQFMFIHDPFVEAQKDAINAAYVPISQSELAQVMSYGKQKLVSCLVVKSAAV is encoded by the coding sequence ATGCTGCTTCGCCAAGCTATTGCCAGCGATTTACCCCAACTAAACCACATAGAAACCAATGCATTTAGTGGTGATAAAATCAGCTCTCGGCAGATGAAACGCTTTATAAACTCGCCACTGGACTGCTTATTAGTGGCCGAGGTCGACGGCACACTAGCAGGCTATGCTTTAGTGTTATTTCATCGTGGCACCCGTTTAGCCAGGCTGTATTCAATTGCCGTAGCAGCTGAATTTAGAGGCCGCAACATTGCCTTTGAATTGGTAAAGCAATGCGAGCATACCGTAGTTGAGCGTGGCTTCATTACATTACGCCTAGAAGTACGAAACGACAATATAGCCGCAAAAAATCTTTATTTAAAAATGGGTTATAAGATACTTAAAACCTTAGTACATTATTATGATGATCTAGCGGATGGCGTGCGTATGCACAAACGCCTAGACCCACCAGGACCAAGTAAAGTCATCAAAATGCCTTTATATGTGCAAACCACCCCATTCACCTGTGGCGCAGCATGTTTAATGATGGCCATAAGTGCGGTAAAGCCACAGTATAATCCTAGCCGAGTCGATGAACTGAGTATTTGGCGTGAAGCCACCACTATTTTTATGACCAGTGGTCATGGTGGTTGCAGCGTACATGGCTTAGCGTTAGCCGCCATTAAACGCGGATTACAAATAGAGATGTACAGCCAATCAACCTCAGTACCGTTTATTGATAGCGTGCGTGATACCAATAAAAAGGCTGTTATCACCTTGGTACACGATGATTTTTGTCAGCAACTGACTTCGCAAGGCATTGCAATCAACAATGCCTCCCCCACACTAGCGCAACTACGCGGTTGGATTGACTCAGGCTTTGTTGTGTTATTGATGATAAGCACCTATCGATTTAATGGCGAAAAAGGCCCACATTGGGTGGTATTGAGCGGCTACAACGAGCAGTTTATGTTTATCCACGACCCCTTTGTTGAAGCACAAAAAGATGCCATAAATGCCGCTTATGTGCCGATAAGTCAATCTGAGCTAGCGCAGGTAATGTCTTATGGGAAGCAGAAATTGGTGTCTTGTTTAGTGGTTAAATCGGCTGCGGTTTAA
- the rnhB gene encoding ribonuclease HII, translated as MISEGIVAGVDEVGRGPLVGDVVTAAVILDPTKPIIGLNDSKKLTEKRRNALYQDIMANALAVSVGRASPTEIDQINILQATMLAMQRAVAGLTILPERVLVDGNRVPDFGISAHAIIKGDGLVASISAASIIAKVTRDKEMDDLDALYPHYGFAKHKGYPTKAHFEALAQFGVIDEHRKSFKPVAECLANAAK; from the coding sequence ATGATTTCTGAAGGTATTGTCGCCGGTGTTGATGAAGTTGGCCGTGGCCCTTTAGTGGGTGATGTGGTTACAGCCGCAGTGATTTTAGATCCAACTAAACCGATAATCGGGTTGAATGATTCTAAAAAGTTGACAGAAAAACGTCGCAATGCGTTATATCAAGATATTATGGCCAATGCGTTAGCTGTCAGTGTTGGCCGAGCAAGCCCTACTGAAATTGATCAAATTAATATTTTACAAGCGACTATGTTAGCCATGCAGCGTGCTGTGGCGGGGTTGACCATTTTGCCTGAACGGGTATTAGTGGATGGTAACCGCGTGCCTGATTTTGGTATTTCAGCCCATGCGATTATTAAAGGGGATGGTTTAGTGGCTTCAATCAGTGCTGCATCAATTATTGCTAAAGTGACCCGTGATAAAGAAATGGATGATCTTGATGCCCTGTATCCGCATTATGGTTTTGCTAAACATAAGGGTTATCCTACCAAAGCACATTTTGAAGCGCTTGCACAGTTTGGTGTGATCGATGAACATAGAAAAAGCTTTAAACCGGTTGCTGAATGTTTAGCAAACGCGGCAAAATAA